The Dioscorea cayenensis subsp. rotundata cultivar TDr96_F1 chromosome 7, TDr96_F1_v2_PseudoChromosome.rev07_lg8_w22 25.fasta, whole genome shotgun sequence genome includes a region encoding these proteins:
- the LOC120265231 gene encoding putative disease resistance protein RGA3, with product MHAFISFIQEFNLFHIFNKCSTEKQHQLHFSNLIKLLHLGEIATRIKRINDKLQCIGGTKTKYSRMTSFPQWEVVGGRITKDADEMIKLLFAAVKPGVKSLVFGITGKGGIGKTMLARRIYDDRLVQAWFQVKVWLSISDEDLLYAQMLREIIHQAGGWCCGDETMSELEEMLVAVVQGKRLFLVFDGVFNLDLCNQLLKLVTSSCGDGSRVLVTSRFDDLARELGAVHLHKMSLLSETESWSLACKMFDFQTNIELVDIAKDGIDKCHGHPLAVKLLGGIFAEHKRSEWKKVTQGLDDMKSEKNGFFLSVYEALPSHLKQCFLFCALFTGNRTRERRDIIQLWIAEGLIKPEKNRALEDLAEVYYSEIVSRNLLQPELGNHEQELRCTMHQLLRELARQLTQHCHYINGKVSSLILLEKPSVTSNHVRVLDLRGTEIDEIPDSIGFLRYLRYLNLSQTKVRNLPDSIRNLSNLQFLSLNSCKKLESIPPGITQLYNLRSLDILHTKVARLPYGIKNMKHLNSLIGGCCYLLDELRTLSELRELHIENLNMAKTGGDVQMLSNKKFLQLLVLSWSHEPKPMITGNIIQELRPSPSTKRLTITSFPGTEYPKWFSSSNNLCNLTLLVLEHCSFCVQLPSLGDLPELKYLRITGCKGIVTIDIKFFGEKAFPRLERLIMEEMNMWEKWVGPKSAFPSLRSLFLRNCPMLMSLPQCLQRAKVLTELVIQGADRLRALENFQSIMDLQIESSTNIEKVCNFPALKRLKIVKCPALDVVKNMPCLEILHLVDVSMDSLPVWFGSDMNVKLKLLDITGNDRLLNRVKKGGEEWEKIARIPRFIACNANKSSLISYY from the coding sequence atgcATGCCTTCATCTCCTTCATCCAAGAATTCAATCTCTTCCATATCTTCAACAAATGCTCCACAGAGAAACAACACCAGTTGCATTTCTCTAACTTGATAAAACTCTTGCATCTTGGAGAGATAGCCACCAGGATTAAGAGGATCAATGACAAGCTGCAATGTATTGGAGGAACAAAGACAAAATATTCAAGAATGACTTCCTTTCCCCAGTGGGAGGTTGTTGGAGGGAGAATCACTAAGGATGCTGATGAAATGATCAAGCTCTTGTTTGCAGCAGTAAAACCAGGAGTTAAATCTCTTGTGTTTGGGATTACCGGCAAGGGTGGCATCGGAAAGACAATGCTTGCTCGGAGAATATATGATGACAGGCTTGTGCAAGCTTGGTTTCAGGTGAAGGTTTGGTTATCTATATCTGATGAGGATTTGCTTTATGCTCAGATGTTGAGAGAAATCATACACCAGGCTGGTGGTTGGTGTTGTGGTGATGAAACCATGTCTGAGCTGGAGGAAATGCTGGTGGCTGTTGTACAAGGGAAGAgactatttcttgtttttgatggTGTTTTCAATCTGGATCTCTGCAATCAACTTCTGAAGCTTGTAACAAGCAGTTGTGGAGATGGGAGTAGGGTGTTGGTCACCTCCAGGTTTGATGACTTAGCCAGAGAGTTGGGTGCAGTACACCTTCACAAGATGTCTTTGCTGAGTGAAACAGAGAGCTGGTCACTTGCATGCAAGATGTTTGATTTTCAGACCAATATTGAGCTGGTGGACATTGCCAAGGATGGCATAGACAAATGTCATGGGCATCCTCTAGCTGTCAAGCTTCTCGGAGGAATTTTTGCAGAACATAAGAGATCTGAATGGAAGAAAGTAACTCAAGGTTTAGATGATATGAAGTCGGAAAAGAACGGATTTTTCTTGTCTGTCTATGAAGCTCTGCCTTCTCATCTCAAACAATGCTTCCTTTTCTGTGCTCTGTTTACTGGAAACAGAACCAGAGAACGTAGAGATATAATCCAGCTGTGGATTGCAGAGGGCTTGATAAAACCTGAAAAGAACAGAGCTCTGGAGGACTTGGCAGAAGTGTATTACTCAGAGATAGTTTCCAGAAATCTTCTTCAACCAGAACTTGGAAATCATGAGCAAGAGTTGAGATGCACCATGCATCAACTTCTCCGAGAGCTGGCTCGACAATTGACACAACACTGCCATTATATCAATGGGAAGGTAAGTTCACTCATACTCTTAGAAAAACCATCAGTGACTAGTAATCATGTACGTGTATTGGATCTCAGAGGAACAGAGATTGATGAGATACCAGATAGCATTGGCTTCTTAAGGTACCTCAGATATCTTAATCTTTCTCAAACGAAAGTTCGCAATCTTCCCGACTCCATCAGAAACCTCTCCAACCTACAATTTTTATCTCTCAATTCTTGTAAAAAACTGGAGAGCATTCCACCTGGAATAACACAACTTTACAACCTAAGAAGTCTGGATATTCTTCACACGAAAGTAGCACGTCTTCCGTATGGgattaaaaacatgaaacatcTCAATTCCCTGATTGGTGGTTGTTGTTATTTGTTGGATGAGTTGAGGACTCTGTCTGAGCTCAGGGAACTCCACATAGAAAACTTGAACATGGCCAAGACCGGAGGAGATGTCCAGATGTTATCGAACAAGAAGTTTCTCCAACTTCTTGTACTGTCATGGAGTCATGAGCCTAAACCAATGATCACAGGAAACATCATCCAAGAACTTCGCCCATCTCCAAGTACCAAACGCCTCACTATTACTAGTTTTCCTGGCACTGAATATCCCAAGTGGTTCTCCTCATCTAACAACTTGTGCAATCTTACACTGTTGGTTCTTGAACATTGTTCATTCTGTGTACAACTACCATCACTGGGTGATTTACCAGAATTGAAATACCTTCGAATCACAGGTTGCAAGGGAATTGTCACTATAgatattaaattttttggtGAAAAGGCTTTCCCAAGATTAGAGCGTCTGATAATGGAGGAGATGAACATGTGGGAGAAATGGGTTGGACCAAAGAGTGCATTCCCTTCTTTAAGATCACTGTTCCTGAGGAACTGTCCTATGTTGATGTCTCTTCCTCAATGCTTACAACGTGCCAAAGTTTTGACAGAGCTGGTCATACAAGGTGCAGATAGACTCAGAGCACTAGAGAATTTCCAGTCAATCATGGATTTGCAAATTGAAAGTAGTACAAACATTGAGAAGGTCTGCAATTTCCCTGCTCTCAAGAGATTGAAGATTGTCAAGTGTCCTGCTTTGGATGTTGTCAAGAATATGCCTTGTTTAGAGATTTTACATTTGGTGGATGTCTCAATGGATTCATTGCCTGTATGGTTTGGATCAGACATGAATGTCAAGCTTAAATTACTAGATATCACTGGTAATGACAGGCTGCTGAACAGAGTTAAGAAAGGAGGTGAAGAGTGGGAGAAGATTGCTCGAATTCCTCGTTTCATTGCATGCAATGCCAACAAATCTTCCCTGATTTCTTACTATTGA